A part of Mycobacteriales bacterium genomic DNA contains:
- a CDS encoding cation:dicarboxylase symporter family transporter has translation MAIDETSAPPRRDRTHWLYLAVIVAVLLGILVGFAAPGVAKQLKPLGDGFVSLIRMMISPIIFCTIVLGIGSIRKATQVGKVGGLALGYFLVMSTVALTIGLIVGNLIHPGSGLELTDQLRGAGASQAEGEAGTVDFLLGIIPTTLVSALTEGEVLQALFVALLVGFAIQSLGAKGEPLLRGISHLQRLVFKILAMVMWAAPIGAFGAIAAVVGATGWDALKSLLQVMLGFYVTCVIFVFLILGLLLRTVTGLSILSMMRYLAREFLLILSTSSSETALPRLIAKMEHAGVSRPVVGITVPTGYSFNLDGTAIYLTMASLFVADALGKPLALGEQISLLLFMIIASKGAAGVSGAGLATLAAGLQSHRPELLDGVGLIVGIDRFMSEARALTNFAGNAVATLLIGKWVGELDVERARRVFAGEEPFDESTMVDEHDLEIGAEPPPPATDDRLVTA, from the coding sequence ATGGCCATCGACGAGACGTCGGCGCCCCCACGCCGGGACCGGACGCACTGGCTCTACCTCGCGGTCATCGTCGCCGTGCTCCTCGGCATCCTGGTCGGCTTCGCCGCGCCCGGCGTCGCCAAGCAGCTCAAGCCGCTCGGCGACGGGTTCGTCTCGCTGATCCGGATGATGATCAGCCCGATCATCTTCTGCACGATCGTGCTCGGCATCGGCTCGATCCGGAAGGCGACCCAGGTCGGCAAGGTCGGCGGCCTCGCCCTCGGCTACTTCCTCGTCATGTCGACGGTCGCGCTGACGATCGGCCTGATCGTCGGCAACCTGATCCACCCCGGCAGTGGCCTGGAGCTGACCGACCAGCTCCGCGGCGCCGGGGCCTCGCAGGCCGAGGGCGAGGCCGGCACCGTCGACTTCCTGCTCGGGATCATCCCGACCACGCTGGTGTCCGCGCTGACCGAGGGCGAGGTGCTGCAGGCGCTGTTCGTCGCCCTGCTGGTCGGCTTCGCGATCCAGTCCCTCGGGGCCAAGGGCGAGCCGCTCCTGCGCGGCATCTCCCACCTGCAGCGGCTGGTGTTCAAGATCCTGGCGATGGTGATGTGGGCCGCCCCGATCGGCGCGTTCGGCGCGATCGCCGCGGTGGTCGGCGCGACCGGATGGGACGCGCTGAAGAGCCTGCTGCAGGTCATGCTCGGCTTCTACGTGACCTGCGTGATCTTCGTGTTCCTCATCCTCGGCCTGCTGCTGCGTACGGTCACGGGGTTGTCGATCCTGAGCATGATGCGCTACCTGGCCCGCGAGTTCCTGCTCATCCTGTCCACCTCGTCGTCGGAGACCGCGCTGCCGCGGCTGATCGCGAAGATGGAGCACGCCGGGGTGAGCCGGCCGGTCGTCGGCATCACCGTGCCGACCGGCTACTCGTTCAACCTGGACGGCACCGCGATCTACCTGACCATGGCGTCGCTGTTCGTCGCCGACGCGCTGGGCAAGCCGCTGGCGCTGGGGGAGCAGATCTCGCTGCTGCTGTTCATGATCATCGCGTCCAAGGGCGCGGCCGGGGTGAGCGGCGCCGGCCTGGCCACGCTCGCCGCCGGCCTGCAGTCGCACCGGCCCGAGCTGCTCGACGGCGTCGGCCTCATCGTCGGCATCGACCGGTTCATGTCCGAGGCCCGGGCGCTGACGAACTTCGCCGGCAACGCGGTCGCGACCCTGCTCATCGGCAAGTGGGTCGGCGAGCTCGACGTCGAGCGGGCCCGGCGGGTGTTCGCCGGCGAGGAGCCCTTCGACGAGTCGACGATGGTCGACGAGCACGACCTGGAGATCGGCGCGGAGCCACCGCCGCCGGCCACCGATGACCGACTGGTGACCGCCTGA
- a CDS encoding histidine kinase dimerization/phospho-acceptor domain-containing protein has translation MELTAVAIGAAMLVAAVVVLIAARRFAERGYDKQERYRSQLFDAELSALTRLREADRVREDLVASVSHEFRTPLTAIRGSASTLAARGDKIPPESREVLLRGIVEHADRLGKLLEDMLLAASTPSSAQSSAIADVTAALSAFRLGQARPPVVLEVEPDLAAYVDSVSLDQVVQALADHVRADARRDRPVTLRAGRTGAEVVVDLLYGSSRSEAELRELFEPFGSRESAETGRPATLALYVVRRLVEAHGGRAAAGRDGDQLRVRLALRALRPTADVPVGSSV, from the coding sequence GTGGAGCTGACCGCGGTGGCGATCGGCGCGGCCATGCTGGTCGCGGCCGTCGTCGTGCTGATCGCCGCCCGACGCTTCGCCGAGCGCGGGTACGACAAGCAGGAGCGCTACCGCAGCCAGCTCTTCGACGCCGAGCTGTCCGCGCTCACCCGGCTGCGGGAGGCGGACCGGGTCCGGGAGGACCTGGTCGCCTCGGTCTCGCACGAGTTCCGTACACCGCTGACCGCGATCCGGGGCAGCGCCAGCACGCTGGCCGCCCGCGGGGACAAGATCCCGCCCGAGTCCCGCGAGGTGCTGCTGCGCGGGATCGTCGAGCACGCCGACCGGCTCGGCAAGCTGCTGGAGGACATGCTGCTGGCCGCGTCCACGCCGTCCAGCGCCCAGTCCAGCGCGATCGCGGACGTGACCGCGGCGCTGTCGGCGTTCCGGCTCGGGCAGGCCCGGCCGCCGGTCGTGCTGGAGGTCGAGCCCGACCTGGCCGCGTACGTCGACTCGGTCTCGCTCGACCAGGTCGTGCAGGCGCTGGCCGACCACGTCCGGGCCGACGCCCGCCGGGACCGGCCGGTGACGTTGCGGGCCGGCCGTACGGGCGCCGAGGTCGTCGTGGACCTGCTGTACGGCAGCTCCCGCAGCGAGGCCGAGCTGCGCGAGCTGTTCGAGCCGTTCGGGTCCCGGGAGTCGGCCGAGACCGGCCGCCCCGCCACCCTCGCCCTGTACGTCGTGCGCCGGCTGGTCGAGGCGCACGGCGGCCGGGCCGCGGCCGGCCGCGACGGCGACCAGCTGCGGGTCCGGCTCGCGCTGCGGGCGCTGCGGCCGACCGCCGACGTGCCCGTCGGCTCGTCCGTGTGA
- a CDS encoding C4-type zinc ribbon domain-containing protein, translated as MKADPKVQQRLLDLQSHDSALARLEHRRRTLPELAVITDADTRLAALRNDLVRAETEVSDLDRELRRLENDVEQVRTRSARDQQRMQSGAVVAKELESLQHEVDTLARRQSDLEDTELEVMERREDAEGRTSVVRAEVEKVTAARDDAEAARDAAFAEIDAEAAADTGARAATATELPADLIALYEKIRAVSGGVGAAALKHRRCEGCRLDLLGSELRAAQAAAPDEVLRCENCRRILVRTAESGL; from the coding sequence GTGAAGGCGGATCCCAAGGTCCAGCAACGGTTGCTCGACCTGCAGTCGCACGACTCGGCGCTGGCCCGGCTCGAACACCGCCGGCGGACATTGCCGGAGCTGGCCGTGATCACCGACGCGGACACCCGGCTGGCGGCGCTGCGCAACGACCTGGTCCGGGCCGAGACCGAGGTCAGCGACCTGGACCGGGAGCTGCGCCGGCTGGAGAACGACGTCGAGCAGGTCCGGACCCGCTCGGCCCGCGACCAGCAGCGGATGCAGTCCGGCGCGGTCGTGGCGAAGGAGCTGGAGAGCCTCCAGCACGAGGTCGACACGCTGGCCCGGCGCCAGTCCGACCTCGAGGACACCGAGCTCGAGGTGATGGAACGGCGCGAGGATGCCGAGGGGCGCACCTCGGTCGTGCGGGCCGAGGTCGAGAAGGTGACGGCCGCCCGCGACGACGCCGAGGCGGCCCGCGACGCGGCGTTCGCGGAGATCGACGCGGAGGCGGCGGCCGACACCGGCGCCCGGGCCGCGACCGCGACCGAGCTGCCGGCCGACCTCATCGCCCTGTACGAGAAGATCCGGGCCGTCTCCGGCGGCGTCGGCGCGGCCGCGCTGAAGCACCGGCGTTGCGAGGGCTGCCGGCTGGACCTGCTCGGCTCCGAGCTGCGCGCGGCCCAGGCGGCCGCCCCGGACGAGGTGCTGCGCTGCGAGAACTGCCGGCGGATCCTCGTCCGCACCGCGGAATCCGGCCTGTGA
- a CDS encoding bifunctional RNase H/acid phosphatase — translation MEADGGSRGNPGPAGYGAVVLDASTGEVLAERAASLGRATNNVAEYNGLLAGLRAAAQLDPSAVEVRMDSKLVVEQMSGRWRVKHPDLQPLHAEGRRLAAALPAVTFGWIPRERNSYADRLANEAMDAAARGMVWTSTLETAPAPAPGPAPAPDDAWVADDDRPTRMFLVRHGRTELSGQRYSGRVDPELDERGRAQAAALAVRLAGLEGDKPVVVSSPLGRAIATATPIAEAVGATVTTDDGLLELNFGQWEGKTFAEVKERWRAERKAFRTDSSAAPPGGESVNQVARRVRTARDRLLAAYPGRTLIVVSHVTPIKLMLCAALAAPTSSVFRMHLDTASVSTVDWYPDRVPLVRLFNDTGHLAV, via the coding sequence ATGGAGGCCGACGGCGGCTCGCGCGGCAACCCCGGTCCGGCCGGGTACGGCGCGGTGGTCCTGGACGCGAGCACCGGCGAGGTGCTGGCCGAGCGGGCCGCCTCGCTCGGGCGCGCGACCAACAACGTGGCCGAGTACAACGGGCTGCTGGCGGGGCTGCGGGCGGCGGCCCAGCTGGACCCGAGCGCGGTCGAGGTCCGGATGGACTCCAAGCTCGTCGTCGAGCAGATGTCCGGGCGCTGGCGGGTCAAGCATCCCGACCTGCAGCCGCTGCACGCCGAGGGCCGCCGGCTGGCCGCCGCGCTGCCGGCGGTGACGTTCGGCTGGATCCCGCGCGAGCGCAACTCGTATGCGGACCGGCTGGCGAACGAGGCGATGGACGCGGCCGCCCGCGGCATGGTCTGGACCAGCACGCTGGAGACCGCGCCGGCGCCGGCTCCCGGTCCCGCTCCGGCTCCGGACGACGCCTGGGTCGCCGACGACGACCGCCCGACCCGGATGTTCCTCGTCCGGCACGGCCGCACCGAGCTGTCCGGACAGCGCTACAGCGGCCGGGTCGACCCGGAGCTCGACGAGCGGGGCCGGGCGCAGGCGGCCGCGCTGGCCGTCCGGCTGGCCGGGCTCGAGGGTGACAAGCCGGTCGTGGTGAGCTCCCCGCTGGGGCGGGCGATCGCCACCGCGACCCCGATCGCCGAGGCCGTCGGCGCCACCGTGACCACCGACGACGGCCTGCTGGAGCTGAACTTCGGCCAGTGGGAGGGCAAGACCTTCGCCGAGGTGAAGGAGCGCTGGCGGGCCGAGCGCAAGGCGTTCCGGACCGACAGCTCGGCCGCGCCGCCCGGCGGCGAGAGCGTGAACCAGGTCGCCCGGCGGGTCCGGACCGCGCGGGACCGGCTGCTCGCGGCGTACCCGGGGCGGACGCTGATCGTGGTCTCGCACGTGACGCCGATCAAGCTGATGCTCTGCGCCGCGCTGGCCGCGCCGACCTCGTCGGTGTTCCGGATGCACCTGGACACCGCGAGCGTGTCCACAGTGGACTGGTATCCGGACCGGGTCCCGCTGGTCCGCCTCTTCAACGACACCGGCCACCTGGCGGTCTAG
- a CDS encoding sulfite exporter TauE/SafE family protein encodes MQIGDAFLTTGAGLVAGAVNAIAGGGSLLLFPALVAAGYGTLAANVTNSVALWPGYVGGVAGFRSELDGERGRLTRLSVVSAIGAIIGCVLLLSTPQGAFDIVVPFLVLLASLLLAVQPRVSKLVGPLREGDAANAKVLYPAVGLASVYGGYFGGALGVILLGTLALTVPERLRKLNGLKSVLQLVVASVTVVVFGVFGPVDWVAVAIIAPAALVGGFAGGRIAQKLDDNLLRKVVVVFGIVVAVFLFVRALT; translated from the coding sequence GTGCAGATCGGAGACGCGTTCCTCACCACCGGAGCCGGGTTGGTCGCCGGCGCGGTCAACGCGATCGCCGGGGGCGGCTCGCTGCTGCTGTTCCCGGCGCTCGTCGCGGCCGGCTACGGCACCCTCGCCGCGAACGTCACGAACTCCGTCGCGCTCTGGCCCGGGTACGTCGGCGGCGTCGCCGGTTTCCGCAGCGAGCTCGACGGCGAACGGGGCCGGCTGACCCGGCTCAGCGTCGTCTCGGCGATCGGCGCGATCATCGGCTGCGTCCTGCTGCTGTCCACCCCACAGGGCGCGTTCGACATCGTGGTGCCGTTCCTGGTGCTGCTGGCGAGCCTGCTGCTCGCGGTGCAGCCGCGGGTGTCGAAGCTCGTCGGACCGCTGCGCGAAGGCGACGCCGCCAACGCCAAGGTGCTGTACCCGGCCGTCGGCCTCGCCTCCGTGTACGGCGGCTACTTCGGCGGCGCGCTGGGCGTGATCCTGCTCGGCACGCTCGCGCTGACCGTGCCGGAGCGGCTGCGCAAGCTCAACGGCCTGAAGTCGGTCCTGCAGCTGGTCGTGGCCAGCGTGACCGTCGTCGTGTTCGGCGTGTTCGGGCCGGTGGACTGGGTCGCGGTCGCGATCATCGCGCCGGCCGCGCTGGTCGGCGGCTTCGCCGGCGGCCGGATCGCCCAGAAACTGGACGACAACCTGCTGCGCAAGGTCGTCGTGGTCTTCGGGATCGTCGTCGCGGTGTTCCTGTTCGTCCGCGCGCTGACCTAG
- a CDS encoding YciI family protein, producing the protein MKYVMVIYQGDALERQAALSEEELKEVYAGYQALNETPGVTPAPPMGLPQNATTVRVEGGKTLTTDGPFVGMKEAVGGLFILEADDLDAAIEVAARVPAARYGGAVEIRPSEVYW; encoded by the coding sequence ATGAAGTACGTCATGGTGATCTACCAAGGCGACGCGCTCGAGCGCCAGGCCGCGCTGAGCGAGGAGGAGCTGAAGGAGGTCTACGCCGGCTACCAGGCGCTCAACGAGACGCCGGGCGTCACCCCGGCGCCGCCGATGGGCCTGCCCCAGAACGCGACCACCGTCCGGGTCGAGGGCGGGAAGACCCTGACCACCGACGGCCCGTTCGTCGGGATGAAGGAGGCGGTCGGCGGCCTGTTCATCCTGGAGGCCGACGACCTCGACGCGGCGATCGAGGTGGCCGCCCGCGTCCCCGCGGCCCGCTACGGCGGCGCGGTCGAGATCCGACCTTCGGAGGTCTATTGGTAA
- a CDS encoding sigma-70 family RNA polymerase sigma factor — MVTTLDRVFRAEWGRVLATLIGVLGDFDLAEDAAQEAFAIAADRWPRDGLPDNPRAWLVRTARNRATDRIRRDRVLAAKLGLLAAEVPMSPSTFPDERLELIFTCCHPALTVEAQVALTLRTLGGLTTEEIARALLVPEPTMAQRLVRAKRKIRAAGIPFRVPPPHLFRERLDAVLAVVYLIFNEGYGGRDELAAEAIWLGRALAELLPDDPEVRGLLAMMLLHDSRRAARFRDGELVLLAGQDRSRWDRTQIAAGRAELDRALAVGGRGPYVLQAAIASLHAETPCDWARIAVLYGQLARLTGSPVVELNRAIAVAETDGPEAGLRLLDGLGLEDFRYLHSTRAELLRRLGRIDQAREAYERARELTDDGAERRFLERRLSELAARPR; from the coding sequence TTGGTAACGACCCTCGACCGGGTCTTCCGGGCGGAGTGGGGCCGCGTCCTCGCCACCCTGATCGGCGTCCTCGGTGACTTCGACCTCGCCGAGGACGCCGCGCAGGAGGCGTTCGCGATCGCCGCCGACCGGTGGCCGCGCGACGGCCTGCCGGACAACCCGCGGGCCTGGCTGGTGCGCACGGCCCGCAACCGCGCCACGGACCGCATCCGGCGCGACCGGGTGCTGGCCGCCAAGCTCGGTCTGCTCGCCGCGGAGGTGCCGATGAGCCCGTCGACGTTCCCGGACGAGCGCCTGGAGCTGATCTTCACCTGCTGCCACCCGGCGCTCACCGTCGAGGCGCAGGTCGCGCTGACCCTGCGGACCCTGGGCGGGCTGACCACCGAGGAGATCGCCCGCGCCCTGCTGGTACCGGAGCCGACGATGGCGCAGCGGCTGGTGCGGGCCAAGCGCAAGATCAGGGCGGCCGGCATCCCGTTCCGGGTGCCGCCGCCGCACCTGTTCCGTGAGCGCCTGGACGCCGTGCTCGCCGTCGTCTACCTGATCTTCAACGAGGGGTACGGCGGCCGCGACGAGCTCGCGGCCGAGGCGATCTGGCTGGGCCGCGCGCTCGCCGAGCTGCTCCCGGACGACCCCGAGGTCCGCGGCCTGCTGGCGATGATGCTGCTGCACGACTCCCGCCGCGCGGCGCGCTTCCGCGACGGCGAGCTCGTGCTGCTGGCCGGTCAGGACCGTTCCCGCTGGGACCGGACGCAGATCGCCGCCGGCCGGGCCGAGCTCGACCGCGCGCTCGCCGTCGGCGGCCGCGGCCCGTACGTGCTGCAGGCCGCGATCGCCTCGCTGCACGCCGAGACGCCCTGCGACTGGGCCCGGATCGCGGTGCTCTACGGGCAGCTCGCCCGGCTGACCGGCTCGCCGGTGGTGGAGCTGAACCGGGCCATCGCCGTCGCCGAGACCGACGGACCCGAGGCCGGCCTGCGCCTCCTGGACGGGCTCGGCCTGGAGGACTTCCGCTACCTGCACTCGACCCGGGCCGAGCTGCTGCGGCGCCTCGGCCGCATCGACCAGGCCCGGGAGGCCTACGAGCGCGCGCGGGAGCTCACCGACGACGGCGCTGAGCGCCGCTTCCTCGAACGCCGGCTCAGTGAGCTAGCCGCGCGACCTCGATGA